Within the Mastacembelus armatus chromosome 10, fMasArm1.2, whole genome shotgun sequence genome, the region TTCCATCAGGTCGAGAAACAACATTTAACTTAAAATGATCTGTGGGGTTGAGTTTGTATGTTTGCAGGCTGTTCGGAGCTACATCCGGATCTTTGGCACTCTCAAGCGAATAGCGAGCTCCTGGTAAGGCAGATTCACTAACCTGGAAACTGTATTCCTTTGTCGAAAAAAACGGAGCGTTATCATTAATATCTGTGATCTCTACATCAATCCGATGCAACTCCATTGGATTTTCTAGGATGATTTGGAAATGAAGAGAGCAGGGAGACACTTGCTTGCACAATTCTTCCCTGTCTATCCTTTTAGCCACCACTAGCGTTCCTTTCTCTGCATTCAGACCAATGTACTCACTGCCGTCCTCGGTAAAAATCCTAGCCCGTCCAGATTTCAGCCGCATAACATCCAAACCTAGGTCCTGAATGATATTTCCGACAACCGAGCCTGTAGCCATCTCCTCGGGTATAGAATAACGGACCTGTCCGAGAGTCATTTCTGCGACACAAATGCAGAGAAGGAGCGGCCACCATGCCCGTGGCTTTTTTTCGACCACACAACAAAGAACAGCCATTATAACGACAGCTTTCAATAAATcagaatgaaaaaataaaagtattgtGTTTAAAATCGACAAAACTGTGAGCGGTTCACTGCTGAGCGGCCGGCTTTGTCAGGCTATAGTTCCGATTAAAATGAAGCCTTGATAACGCATCAGACAGATGAGGGAGGACTTCATTCAGGAATGAGGATTTTGCTCACACTAACCAACAGCGGCACTTAGGGACataaaaagaaactgcagaaaTCACTATAATCATACTACTTGTACAAatttgatagatagatagatagatagatagatagatagatagatagatagagagacagagacagagacagagacagagacagagacagagacagagacagagacagagacagagacagagagatagatagatagatagatagatagatagatagataggacAATCAAGTGTCTCTGTCCTTGGTACTGGTGAAGGTGGTATGCTTCTACTATACATTTCTAACCTCTATAGGAGAGTCTGGTTCATCCAGGATGCTCTTTTCACTCTGTATCCGCTGCATCGTCCCTGTTGAACTGGGGTCCATGATCAGCACGTTCTGACTACCGGCTCTGCCGAACTTACAGTCACTCTTTCTGGAGTCAGTCGTCCTGCACACCTCGTAATTGTACACGTGTTGGAGAGTCCCTGTCCCCAAAGTGTCTGAGTAACGTGGTGGATAATATGGAATCACTGGCAGATTGGACTGATACAGGACGCGAGACTGTCTCCACCTGTAGATTTTCACTGAGATAATAACCACTAAAgacgtgatgaagaggaaggaaactacAGCCAGAGCCAACACTAAGTAAAAAGTCAGGTTGTCATTGTACTCCTTGTCGTGTGGAAAGTCAGTGAACTCCGACAGCACTTCAGGGAAGCTGTCCGCCACCGCCACGTTaacaatcactgtggctgaacgaGACGGCTGCCCGTTGTCCTCCACTATAacactcagtctttgtttgactgcatctttatcagtcacttggcggacagttcttatttctccattctgtaagcccacttcaaacagcgccctgtctgtggctttctgcagtttatacGAGAGCCAGGCATTCTGTCCAGAGTCCACATCAACAGCCACCACTTTAGTCACCAGATAGCCCACATCTGCTGAACGAGGCACCATTTCTGCCACCACAGAGCCACCGGTCTGGACCGGGTACAGAACCTGAGGCgggttgtcgttctggtcctgGACCAGGATTTTCACTGTCACGTTGCTACTGAGTGGAGGAGAGCCTCCATCCTGCGCTTTGACGCGGAACTGGAAATCTTTGATCTGCTCGTAGTCCAAAGAGCGCACTGCATGGATGACTCCACTATCAGCACTGACGGACACATATGAGGAGACTGGCACTCCGTTAACAGAGGAGTCCTCCAGTATGTAAGAAACACGGGCATTCTGCTTCCAGTCAGCGTCTCTGGCTTTCACTGTGAATATCGAGAGACCTGGTGTGTTGTTTTCTACAATGTAGGCCTCATATGAGCTCCTCTCAAAGACAGGAGCGTTGTCATTCACATCAGAGATCTGTAAGGTGAGAGTGACGCTGCTGGAGAGGGAGGGTACTCCCTCATCAGAGCAggtcacagtgatattatacTCAGAGGCCGTCTCTCTGTCTAACTCACTGTCTGTCACTAAGCTGTAGAAATTATTTGTTGTAGACTTTAACACAAGtggaatattattatttatactgCATTGAACCTGACCGTTTTCACCCGAGTCTGCATCCTGAATATTTATCATTGTCACAACAGTACCGGGTGTGGCATCTTCTGTTATCACGTTAGATTTAGACATTATATGGATATCGGGCTTGTTGTCATTCATATCCATGACATCAATAATCACTTTACATGAATCAACTAGTCCTCCATCATCACTGGCTCGTACATTTAACTGAAATGTTCGAGCTTTTTCATAGTCTACATTTCCTTTCAATCGAATTTCACCATTTTCATCATTTACTTCAAACAGCCCCCGAGCATGGTCTAATATATTTGAGATTGAATACGTTATTCTGCCATTAGATCCATGATCAGCATCTGTTGCAGTCACTTTCACTACAGCTGATCCCACTACAGCGTTTTCTTGTATCGAGGCTTTATAAACAGACTGTGTGAAAACAGGGGCATTGTCATTCACGTCTAAAACAGTAATAAGAATCTGCATTGTCCCTGTCATCTGCGGCTCTCCTCCATCCACCGCTGTCAGAACTAAAGACAagtgttcatgtttttctctgtcaagaGGCTTCTCTAAGACCATTTCGACATTTTTTGTCCCATCTGCCTGATCTTGTAATTTAAGAATAAAATTATCTGTGGGTTCAAGTTTATATGTTTGCAATCCGTTTGAGCCTACATCGTGATCAACTGCCCGATCTAATATGAATTTAGCCCCACGAACAGCCGATTCGCTGATTTTAAATTTGACGTCGCTCTTATCGAAAGATGGGGGATTGTCATTAACATCCGTGATCTCAATCGTTACGCTGTAAAATTCCATAGGGTTTTCTAATataatctgaaaatgtaaagcGCAAGGCGTCGTTTGTCCACAGAGCGCCTCTCTGTCTATCCtatttttgatgaggaggactCCCCTTTCATTATTCAGCTCAATGTATTCGTCACTGTCTGGAGTAAAAATACGAGCTTTTCCAGATTTCAGTCTTTTAACATCTAAGCCAAAATCTTTTGCCATGTTACCAACCAGAGAGCCTTTTGGCATTTCCTCGGGAATCGAGTAGCTGACTTGTCCGAGCACCGAGCAGAGAGAGATGACCGAGAAAAACAGCAGTACTTGCCCTTTCATTGTGTCGTCTGATGTAGTCCCAGTAAAAGCCACAAGCGCCTTAAAAAACGAATTTCTCCCGCAGTATATAAGTGAACACAGGTTTTAAAGAGTATTCCCAGTACACGAAAAAGGATTCGACGTCCTGTATCTCCGGTTTAATTCCAGACAAAGCgttttgcttttgttgcttTCTCGCTCTTAAATAATGGCAGGATGGGATGTATAAAGAGTCTGCGGTAAACCTGATACTAACTGGGCGACAGCGGCACTCAGAGCTCATAAACTAAAACTGCACCTGAAATGTGCAGAGTAAATGAACATGATTAGGTTatgaacaaaagaagaagaaaaaagtatattttcacTTGGCAGTAAGCACTATTGTTTAAAACACAGTTAATCTATATATAAAAAGCCATCCATTTTGGAAACATGAGATAATATCTGTCTTAAACGGACTCTGTAAAATACAACAGCAAATTTAAACGTACAGAAAATGTAACAGGAAAAAGACGTTATtttgaaactgaaaacaggTCGCTCTCCGAGGTGCTGAAAATTAGCGAGAAAAAGATCTAAATGTATCACCAATGTGGAAACAAACAGCTAACAAATTCTAACCTCTATAGGAGAGTCTGGTTCATCCAGGATGCTCTTTTCACTCTGTATCCGCTGCATCGTCCCTGTTGAACTGGGGTCCATGATCAGCACGTTCTGACTACCGGCTCTGCCGAACTTACAGTCACTCTTTCTGGAGTCAGTCGTCCTGCACACCTCGTAATTGTACACGTGTTGGAGAGTCCCTGTCCCCAAAGTGTCTGAGTAACGTGGTGGATAATATGGAATCACTGGCAGATTGGACTGATACAGGACGCGAGACTGTCTCCACCTGTAGATTTTCACTGAGATAATAACCACTAAAgacgtgatgaagaggaaggaaactacAGCCAGAGCCAACACTAAGTAAAAAGTCAGGTTGTCATTGTACTCCTTGTCGTGTGGAAAGTCAGTGAACTCCGACAGCACTTCAGGGAAGCTGTCCGCCACCGCCACGTTaacaatcactgtggctgaacgaGACGGCTGCCCGTTGTCCTCCACTATAacactcagtctttgtttgactgcatctttatcagtcacttggcggacagttcttatttctccattctgtaagcccacttcaaacagcgccctgtctgtggctttctgcagtttatacGAGAGCCAGGCATTCTGTCCAGAGTCCACATCAACAGCCACCACTTTAGTCACCAGATAGCCCACATCTGCTGAACGAGGCACCATTTCTGCCACCACAGAGCCACCGGTCTGGACCGGGTACAGAACCTGAGGCgggttgtcgttctggtcctgGACCAGGATTTTCACTGTCACGTTGCTACTGAGTGGAGGAGAGCCTCCATCCTGCGCTTTGACGCGGAACTGGAAATCTTTGATCTGCTCGTAGTCCAAAGAGCGCACTGCATGGATGACTCCACTATCAGCACTGACGGACACATATGAGGAGACTGGCACTCCGTTAACAGAGGAGTCCTCCAGTATGTAAGAAACACGGGCATTCTGCTTCCAGTCAGCGTCTCTGGCTTTCACTGTGAATATCGAGAGACCTGGTGTGTTGTTTTCTACAATGTAGGCCTCATATGAGCTCCTCTCAAAGACAGGAGCGTTGTCATTCACATCAGAGATCTGTAAGGTGAGAGTGACGCTGCTGGAGAGGGAGGGTACTCCCTCATCAGAGCAggtcacagtgatattatacTCAGAGGCCGTCTCTCTGTCTAACTCACTGTCTGTCACTAAGCTGTAGAATTTTTCTGATGTTGTCTGTAACATgaaattattgttattattaatcgCGCAATGcacttttccattttcagcAGAGTCTGCATCTTCCACGTTTATCATTGTCACTACAGTATTAGGTTTTGCGTCTTCCAATATAACATTTGACTTCGACATAATGTGAATATCCGGTGGGTTGTCATTTATGTCTAATATATCAACTATTAGTTTACAAGATCCGGTCAGACCCCCATCATCACTAGCACGAATATTAACCTGAAAATTTCTCGCTCTCTCATAGTCAGCCTTTCCAGTCAGAATGACGTCACCACTGTCCTTATGTATTTCAAACATTCCACGGGCATGATCCAGCATACTGGAAACTGAATATGTTATTCTGCTATTAGAGCCCTGATCTGCATCTGTTGCAGTAACAGTCACTACAACGGTACCTTGTGGTGAGTTTTCCTTAAGGGAGGCTTTATAAACAGACTGTGTGAAAACAGGGGCATTGTCATTGGCGTCTAAAACTGTGATGTGAATCTGCATTGACCCTGTCAACTGCGACTCTCCTCCATCCACCGCTGTCAGAACTAAAGACAAGTGTTCATTTTTCTCCCTATCAAGCGGCGCATTCAAAaccatttcaacatttttgctgcCGTCTACTTGATTATTTATTCTAAGAGAAAATGTATCAGTTGGTTTAAGGACATATGTCTTTAAACCATTCTCGCCCACATCAAGATCCGTCGCCCTATCCAAAGCGAACGTAGTGCCACTAAGCGCGGATTCGCTGATATTAAATTGAACCTCGCTTGTGACAAAAGTCGGAGGATTATCATTTATA harbors:
- the LOC113144193 gene encoding protocadherin gamma-A11-like isoform X8; the protein is MKGQVLLFFSVISLCSVLGQVSYSIPEEMPKGSLVGNMAKDFGLDVKRLKSGKARIFTPDSDEYIELNNERGVLLIKNRIDREALCGQTTPCALHFQIILENPMEFYSVTIEITDVNDNPPSFDKSDVKFKISESAVRGAKFILDRAVDHDVGSNGLQTYKLEPTDNFILKLQDQADGTKNVEMVLEKPLDREKHEHLSLVLTAVDGGEPQMTGTMQILITVLDVNDNAPVFTQSVYKASIQENAVVGSAVVKVTATDADHGSNGRITYSISNILDHARGLFEVNDENGEIRLKGNVDYEKARTFQLNVRASDDGGLVDSCKVIIDVMDMNDNKPDIHIMSKSNVITEDATPGTVVTMINIQDADSGENGQVQCSINNNIPLVLKSTTNNFYSLVTDSELDRETASEYNITVTCSDEGVPSLSSSVTLTLQISDVNDNAPVFERSSYEAYIVENNTPGLSIFTVKARDADWKQNARVSYILEDSSVNGVPVSSYVSVSADSGVIHAVRSLDYEQIKDFQFRVKAQDGGSPPLSSNVTVKILVQDQNDNPPQVLYPVQTGGSVVAEMVPRSADVGYLVTKVVAVDVDSGQNAWLSYKLQKATDRALFEVGLQNGEIRTVRQVTDKDAVKQRLSVIVEDNGQPSRSATVIVNVAVADSFPEVLSEFTDFPHDKEYNDNLTFYLVLALAVVSFLFITSLVVIISVKIYRWRQSRVLYQSNLPVIPYYPPRYSDTLGTGTLQHVYNYEVCRTTDSRKSDCKFGRAGSQNVLIMDPSSTGTMQRIQSEKSILDEPDSPIEQKPPNNDWRFTQGQRPGPSGATGGPEVAMGTGPWPQPPTEAEQLQALMAAANEVSEATATLGPGTMGLSTRYSPQFTLQHVPDYRQNVYIPGSTATLTSNPQQQQATAQQATQQALPPPQPSAQQEPPKAAQTPASKKKSTKKEKK
- the LOC113144211 gene encoding protocadherin beta-16-like; protein product: MSSTMKRQVLFFISVLSVSTVLGQISYSIPEEMAKGSFVGNVAQDLDLDIKRLKSGKARVFTRDSTAYVELNREKGILLLKERIDREALCGQTTPCALHFQILLENPMEFYSITVEITDINDNPPTFVTSEVQFNISESALSGTTFALDRATDLDVGENGLKTYVLKPTDTFSLRINNQVDGSKNVEMVLNAPLDREKNEHLSLVLTAVDGGESQLTGSMQIHITVLDANDNAPVFTQSVYKASLKENSPQGTVVVTVTATDADQGSNSRITYSVSSMLDHARGMFEIHKDSGDVILTGKADYERARNFQVNIRASDDGGLTGSCKLIVDILDINDNPPDIHIMSKSNVILEDAKPNTVVTMINVEDADSAENGKVHCAINNNNNFMLQTTSEKFYSLVTDSELDRETASEYNITVTCSDEGVPSLSSSVTLTLQISDVNDNAPVFERSSYEAYIVENNTPGLSIFTVKARDADWKQNARVSYILEDSSVNGVPVSSYVSVSADSGVIHAVRSLDYEQIKDFQFRVKAQDGGSPPLSSNVTVKILVQDQNDNPPQVLYPVQTGGSVVAEMVPRSADVGYLVTKVVAVDVDSGQNAWLSYKLQKATDRALFEVGLQNGEIRTVRQVTDKDAVKQRLSVIVEDNGQPSRSATVIVNVAVADSFPEVLSEFTDFPHDKEYNDNLTFYLVLALAVVSFLFITSLVVIISVKIYRWRQSRVLYQSNLPVIPYYPPRYSDTLGTGTLQHVYNYEVCRTTDSRKSDCKFGRAGSQNVLIMDPSSTGTMQRIQSEKSILDEPDSPIEVRNV